From the Drosophila sechellia strain sech25 chromosome X, ASM438219v1, whole genome shotgun sequence genome, the window CACATGTCCAGAACTTTGTCCGTGGGTTGCACATCCAGGACAATTGGCGGAATCATGGATACGGCCTCCTGCCTGCTGATGCCGCCCGCCGTGGTCTCCACAATTAAGAAGTTGTGCAGCCGGTAGAGCGGCTCCGAGCGTCGAATGTCCTTGCGGGTGAGGTGCAGCTGGTAAGCCAGCCCGTTTGGATACCAGGGCAGGCACAGCGGCCGTTCCACATCCTCGGGCGCCTTCTGGTGAAGCTCGGCCACCGCCCTCACATACTCGGTGAATAGCTGCGTCTCAATAATGGAGAGCAGGGCTTTGGCCTCGTCCCTAAAACCTGTCACACGGAAAGTAGTGGGCAGGTTGTCCCTGATGGACGCAAGGAACTGCGTCCACTCCTCCTCGGTGGCGCAGATCTTCTGCAGTTGGTAGTACTTGATGAAGAAGGCATTATCCCTTTTGATCTCCTCATACGGCAGCGCCTGATGATCAGGACGATTGGAACCCTTTACGTCAGAAAGTAtatttaacaataaaatctAAAAACGTGGAATGTTTCTTTTTTCAAATTGAGGTGACTCACATTCTCCCGCTTTTGACGTTTGCGAGCCGCGAAACCATTTTGCTTCCTGTTTCGACCCATTTATCAATATCAAGACCAAGTTATTAAGTCCACCGAATACGTTTAAAAAGAATTAAGCAAGCGTTTTTATATTTCTAAACGAAACGAACAATTAAAACGTGTTCGCCGGCTAACTGGCAACACTGGCGCGCGAGAGTCGCCGGACATTTGGTGTTTGGAAGGGAAGGTGAAATATGCTTCTAAAGAAgtgaaattgaattgaaaggGAATTACTTTTTACAGTACTTGTTTTTCGTGCCGAAAGAGTGGTGTAAGGACTTGACTTATATTGAGACGTTAACTTTGCTTGCATGGCTTACATTTTTAGCcccaaaatcaataaaatctGGTTTCCCAACTATCGATAAGCAAAGTCGAACAACTTAATTCAGTTGTCTAGAAACTCGAATAATTTGTTAGTTTATATAAGGAAATCTACAAATTTTGTTGTTTACACTTTCTTAATATGTTAAGATCTTTTTTACATAGCTATTAATAGCCAGATTTGACCGGAATAGCTACGCgcttataatttaaaaaaatcgcCGTTAGCTGATATCGAATGTTTCCGATAGCACCTGCGAAAGCGATAGCGTCGGCAATCGAATCCGAATTTCCCACTTAAAAACTAAGAAATTTTTGTGAGCCACCATGGAAACTccacccacacccaccacGACCACACCTCCAGCATTAGCAACTGAGGGCACCATGGACGACATCCAATACCTGCTGCACCTGGAAGCGATGCGCCGTTTTCAGGAAGACAGCCGCAATGTAAAGCGCCAGGTGGAGGAGCAAGTGCGCATTTGGCTGGACGCCAAGTGTGAGTATCAGCGGGACTTTGGGCGGTTGGCGAGGCTCCTGAAGTGCGGTGCCCTGCAGGCGGCCGTGGATGCCCATCGTGTATCTGATGTGAATCAAGTCGAACAGGCGGCCAAGGATATCGCTAGTCTGCGATCCAAACTGGGCAGTGATCTGCGTCCCGCCATTCTGGACTCCAACGATGTGAAGCAGTGCCTGGAGCATCTGAACAGCACCCACAAACCGCGCCTAAATCTATGCCGGCAGCAACGGGAGTTCGCCCAGAACCAGGAAGCTCTAAGAAGTTTGCGTACCGCCGTCGATGGATTGGAGAATGGTATGGAGATGGGCATGATACAGGCAATGGACCGACTTGTGGAGGACCTTCTCCCACCGCGAGAAACAAACAACTAGCCGGTAGTCTCAAAAGTATATATGATATTGTATGATATAAACTAGTTTATAACATTAAAAACGGAAACTGTAAATGAAAACTATAAGCTACAACAAAGCCAGGTCCATCCGATGAAGAATATTGGTAGCggaaatctaaaaaaaaaacacattcaCACATTTAAACTCAGTTATTTATAGGGAGAAGATGAGGAGATTACCATTTGGAGCGCTTGGACCAGTCTTTGGGTGTCCAGTGCAGGCATTTTGAGTCGATGCGGATCTTGCGTTTGTCCATTGCTCGTCGGTGCTGCTCGATGATAACCCGGTTGATGCACACGATGTACTGGCCCTTGTAGTAGTTGATTAGGTTCAGGTTCTGCAGCGTTGAGATAACGTCCTCTTTTTTGATGGATGTGCATTCGCAGATGTCGCTGTGAACAAAAGTTTTGGGAGCATGATTCTATGGTTCGCCAATGAAGCACAATCTCTGTGGATTGAAAATGTATTACTTTAAGCTTAGAACTAGCCATACTTTATAGTTATGGTGGGCTTCTCGCCGTCCGTGCTCGGGTTTTGGCTGATAAATATCTCCAGTATGGTTTGCGCCCAGTACGATCGATAGGACAGCAAACCCAGATCAGACAATGGTTTCTCCGGCGATCCCGTCTTGCCCTCAAACTTGGACAACTCGTAGCTGAACTCAATGAGCAGCTTGCCGTAGCCCTTGCGCTGATACGGAGGCATTGTGAGAATGCATGCCACGTTGTAGTCCTCGGTGCTCTCCTTCTCCTTGGAGAAGTACCCTACTATGTGGAAGCCGCGCGAGTCGAACTCTGTCATAACGTAGAAGAGAAACGGATCGGTATCATAGTAGAGTGTCTTGTGGTCGAGAAAGAGTTTGGCAAGCAGGCACAAGTTCTGGGCATACACCTTGTTTTTGCGGCCGTCGATTTCAAAGAAGGAAATTGTATGCTTGCGATAAATCTCGTTCCCCGGCGGATGCCTAAGATTGCACTTGGACAGGTGCCTCTCCAGGCACTTCCTGCTCTTCCTGTACTTCAGGCAGAACTCGCAGATGTAGATGCAGGGCATTTGACACAGCTCTTGCGGATAGGGTGAGAAATACCAGGGCTTAATGCGATGTCTGCCCAGCTCGATCATCTCCACGTTCTTCATGCGGGTGACCACGTCGTCCTGGTGCGTAACCATGCTGCCCGACTGCCTCGGCGTGGGCGTCTTGCCATCCTGCGACCCATCACCATCCTCATTGGCCGCTCCGCTTATCAAACCGTCGCCGGTCACATGGGCGGGCGTAGCCGTAGGTGTCTGCGGAGTTGTAGCATGCGGATGtgactgctgctgttgactAGTCAGACTGTGGTGTCCATGGGCCGAGCCTCCGTGGTTTTTTCGCTTACGATTGATGCGTTTCTGAAGGGCTGCGGCCAGATTGTTGCCATTCACAAGCTCTCCCCCACTGCTGGGTGTTCCTGGTGGAGCCACAGAGTTCGGAATGCCAGCAGGGGGAGGAACACTCCCTGATGCACCAGTAGGAGTCTGGGGGATGGCTGCCAGAGCCCCCGAACCAGTGTGTTGTGGTGATGTTGGCCGAGAAACGCTGCCCGCTAGGGAATGGTGGCGCTGGGGCGTGGTCACTCCAGTGCTGGTGCCTGTTTGAGAGCCGTCCCTCCGCGGAAATTGCACCTTTCGCGTGTACAGATCCTCCTCGTTGACCCACTCGTCCAAGCGCTTGTTGACTGCGGATTGGCGGTTATACTAAATATGCTCTCACTGAACGACCCGGTACTCACAGTCCACATAGTGCACGTAAAACTGCCGGCGCCCATCCAGCTCCTTGATGCTCACAATCTCCGCCAGTGGCCAGTCGTCCGTTTTGTGCATCCTGACGGGCAAACGACATCCCTCGGTTAGGGCGGCCTGCATGTTTGCGGTTAAAACCATTAGAATGAACACCCATAACACGCCAAGGCGTAGCGGAACCCACCGTTGACTCGCATATGGAGGCCACATCGTCGTCGAACTCATATTTGTGgttaattttcatttgtttatattttactcGTTTTTTTTCCCCCCAAAACAGCAATATTGCCAGATAGCGAGACGGAAAGAACTATCGACCAATCGATTAGCGTCACAGTGAATCAGCGGTTTAAAAATGTCGATGACATGGGCAGTGCTGCGCAGCGTCGCATCGCCTTTTCAAAGTGCTGCACAACACAACAACAATTCCGAAGAGTTTTTCAATTCGGGTTCGGTATTTTTTCTCATGTGCCTACTGTGCTATTAAGCAATTTCACCCGCTTACAGACAGCTGTAACATATTAAGCACAACCGTTCGACTCAAATGCAGTTGCTAGAACTTGAGTGCGCGGTTATGTGCTCCCTTCTTTTCAGTTGccaaaccaaaaaataaaaacgctgAGAAGGTCAGAGAAATGTACACAGGCGTAaatttgtgtgcgtgtgtgtgggtgcgtaCATCCGTGTGCGCTCGTGTGAGTGCGCAGAAAGTTATACAGCTGTCATCGACTGGCGTATTTATCAATAAATGACTACTGTGATCAGCGAAAAACTTCAGTTACTGGGTAATTGTGACCACAACTTCTGGGCAACTGTGCCGCAGTGCCCCAATGCTGACGAGCTGAGACGGAAATTGGTGAAAAAGCTGTGTCAAAATGACGTGTTTTGCGATAGTGTTGCCACTGACAACAGCCGCAGGGCTGCCAACTCGATGGTCATTCTCCACTAATTAGTTGCAAAACGAGCAAGCAATCTCGTGTTGATTAGTAGATGCAAGCCTAGAGCAAACGCCGATTTAGCCACCTAAACGGCTTGCCCCTTAATGCAACAAACAGCATTTGTCAACCCTGGCACGCAGCGCAGTTAGCAACACTGCTTgttagccaaaaaaaaaaaaaatgaatatggAAAGAGACCAGTGctttttaaagaaattcaaagtCAGTGGGCCGCAAGGGGTCGCCAAAGACTAAACAGACGCACCTGCCACCACGCACCGCCCCTTGTCGCTCGTCCACATGaccagaacaacaacaaatgctgcAAAACACTCAGTCAGTGCTCCAATGTctcagtttcagttttagtCTCAGCTTCATCCCCATTTCCCAATCAATTGCAGATATCCGTGCGCACACATTTCCGTATTCCGGTCTGTTTGCGAGCAATCCGCATCTCCGTGCCCAGGAACCTACGTAATGCCGCTGGCAAAGGTTTGAGCCGGAGGAGAGCTACTGACGACAGGCCTGTCAAGTGCAGCAGGATTCCAAACTGATACGCAATAGGTGGGCTCCCCTGTGCCTCAAGCCGTCTGGAAGTCGGGAGAAATCGGTAGGAATCGGCGGAACAGCCTGCAGAGCACTTGCAGTCGCGGTGGCAACCACACGGCGGCTGGGCAGCTGGGCTACCTAAAAACATCGCGAAGAGAAGAAACAGTTTGTAAGCAGTTAATGGGAATACGAAATATACCCGTTTACTAAAACAAACTCCCACCACCCCCCCAACAGATTCGAGGAATTCGAATGGCATTTGTTTTTCTCCTTCGTTGCATGCCACCAATCGAAAGAAGATGAACAATGAACAAGCGCCGTCATCATCGGACACACCGGCGGATCGTGTGGCATCTGGTGGAGCAGCTGCCAAATTGCCAACGATCATACCGGACACGCCCATCGTCTCGATTGCCGCTGGCACGATGAGCGAGAGCACCACGACGACCACCGTCACCAAAACGACGCCGACGCCGTTCCCACAGGAGCAGCTCATGACCATGATGTCAGACCATGTGGCCAAGGCGGACGCGCAGCTTGACGAGGCCTGTAGGAACCAGGGCGCCAAAGACGAGGACAGCCAAGGAGCGTCACCAGTGGCTGCCAACCATGTAGCCACCAGcggcagtagcagcagcggTAGTGACCCCAAGAAGTCATCATCCCCTAGTAGTAGCCATAGCACTGGTAACCACCACGCCACGGCAGACGCCGCCAAAGGCTctgcagcagaagcagcagcaggcgatACGTCCTTCTCGCAGGTCTTTGCCATGCTGAAGGATTCGCCCAGCTCTGAACTGTCGCGACCAAACCGCAGGGTTCTCCAGTATGGGGCCACTGCCAAGGGCAAGACCCAGGACGATCAGAATGTCGGCAAGCGACAGAAGAAGAAAAAGGTAAGTGCACTCTGGCTGAGTTGCATCTTAAGGTGGAAATATAGTGCATGTTAAGCAGAAAACGAGTtaagttatttgttttattaagaAAAAGGTATCGTTATGTTACTCGCAAAATTTTACATTTGTGTGCGTCCTGGAGTTCTGAGGCTCTATGGGGTTCGGACTTTCATATCTTAGTTATAAATGGGCAGGCTTGAATAGAGCTCTACCAGGGCGACTAAGTTGAGAAACAACTAAGTAAAcgttaaatttgaaattaatttcgaTTTCAGGTGGAATTACAGTATTACCACCAAAACGATAGTGTATATAAATTAGACATCAATATTGCTTATTTGCACACTAAACTAGAAACTAAAATAGATTCTTACGCTTGCGGACCATTAACGTTGTTCGAAAATGCCGAAATCCCCTTAAAACACGACCTTTGGAAACACATTGACTCACTCACACTGCCGACAACTCACTGACTATAAAACACTGTTTTATCGAAAGCCAAATTTGATTCAAAAAGAAAGAATAAATGTTGCCACTCCAATTGCATCTCCCTAATGAacacatacaaacatacatgTATGCGAATAGAAGCCAAAGTACCGTTTACGAAGTTAAGGGCAAAGGAATTCGAAATATAAGCATACGGTCATCTCGTTCTGGCCAACTGGGATTGTGGCTGTCTAAATAGTGCCGTTACATTTGACCCGATCAAGTGTTCGCGCACACAGGAACTTCGATTTCTGATCACAGTCGGTTTTTGACCAGCGCCTTCgataattattaaaatcaaGACCACGAATCGGGCAGGCAGAAGGAACGGATAAAACCGCAAAGCGTTTGTTTATCTAATAACAGCATTGGCGACATCCGTGGCATTAACCACAAAAACTTCTCGTCTGTTCCCGTTAGATTTcagttattgttttttttttctgttttcttgtGTTCGTGTGCAACACCATAAAGTACAtttgtgtgtgcgtatgtACAGCGTTTATTTACTGGAACCGTGTGCCATTTAATACTTCTATTGCTCTGCGGTCGGTACTTCATCAGTTCGCATAAGGAACTCGGAAGGGCATGTGTTTGGAATAAGTGGAGCTGAgaattcttttgatttttttaggtTAAGTCGCGGCGATTAATGTTTTACACGCATATGTGTTCGTGTTGGTGTCCGAAAAAATCGCAAAACTAATTGCCGAATATGTTCTTTGACGCTTTTGCAGACAAAGTACGATACCTGGGAAGATAGTGATTTTAATGATTTGGACGACGCATCATTGAAGAAACTTCTCGAAGAGGCCTACTGGTATCGAAATCCTGGCGATAGGAAGAACAAGAGCGAGCGATTTCTGGTAAGTTTTGGCTCATGTATGTGCAAcatgtatatgtgtgtataaatatttctGCTTCACGTCTTTTACGCCTGCAGCAAATGCTAAAAAAGGCTGAGTACGACGAAGAGATCTCTTATCGTGCCATCAAATCCTGCCTCACAATCAACCCATCCGCACTAACGTCCAGTGCAACAGGCTCGAGCGgcgggagcagcagcagtgcaGGGCACAACAGCAGCTATAACTCCACCAATAATCGGTCAACGGATCCCGGCCAGCGGCACAAGCAGGGCGGCTCCCTGCAGGATCTCGTTGAGGCGGCGCACCGCAGCGAACTGGCCACAACctcggcagcggcggcggcagcagcgacagcggcagcaaccCAACGTTTCAACTGTGATTACCAGCTGAGTGGCCGCTCCAATcgccggcagcagcagcagcaacagcagcacaaCCAAAACGCCACCTcctccgcatccgcatccaaaAAGATCAAGAACTTAAACGTCTCGGGCCGGCAGCGCGAAGGAGGCAGCCTGCCCAGCAGTGTTAACTTTGAGCCGGCATCGTCTGCCATGGAAGCCAAGCAGAATAAACAACAGGCTCAGCCTTCGACAGAAGCTGCAGGGGGCTCGTTTTCGGGATCGGTTGGTAACAAGCACCACCACCGCAGCAGCACCGGCAGTTGCAGCAGCCTGTTAACTCAATCATGCGACGCTGAGGCAAGCAATCAGTTTGACTTGGACGTGGACGTGGACGATGCGACGGGTGTCGGTGCCAGCGACGTCCAAGACGACAACATCTTAGGGGTAAGCGATGCTAAGTAGATCGACTAACGGACGAGTTTGTAAGAGACAAACTTCTTGCATCGACCTATACTCTGACCTTTAAAATTTGACGTGATTTTGGGATCCATGCAGATGGGGCTGTGTACATACATTGCTAATTATCCTGCTTTCCATTTCATGTATAGCAATTGGATCCTCAGAACCCATCGATGAAGTTTCTGATTGACGCCCTAAACGACAAGCCATTAGAGGCCAGGTACACCGGTGCCGGCAAAAAGTTCCTAATCGACGACCGGTTGCATTTTTCCGTCCTGGAGCTCTCTGCCAGGAggaagctgcagcagcaggcaCAATACCTGGCCGCCCTCACCGGACAATTTGGTCTCGGCCTGGAGGAGGAGAAGCGCAAGGTAGAGGCCGGCTACGTGTCGCTCAACGACAACTACACGGCGTGCTCCTCAGTTTATGGCGGCGGTGCAGGTTCACCAGCTGCCGTGGAGGGCAGCAAGCCCTCTACCTCCTCCTCGGCCGTGTCTGGCGGTGGCAACTGCGCTGGCTCCTCTGACTCACTGTCTACCGATCTGCGGCCTGCGAAGATTGGACGCATGGTCCCCGCCgcagcggcagtggcagcTGCGCCAATGGGTGGCAAGACGACTACGGTGAGTAAATATAAGGGTTACAATTACAGGTCTTTCGACTGCTAATACAAACTCCAAGAATTCTAATGTTTACATCATCATCctttgttttttgttattttattacaGCGGCAGCTAGACGAGAATGGAAATGCATTGGGCGATGGCTTCGGGGGCAGTGCAGCCAGTGGAGCCAGTGGCGCCAGTGCTGTCGCCAGCAGTAGCAACGGCAACGGTAACGGAAACCAGTTCACAGCTCTAATAACCACCACGGTGGGATCCAGTGTACCCACCTCTACTGTCGCTCACCGTCAGAATAGCGTCTCCACGCTGCTCTCAACGGGAACCAACACTACAACAACGGCCatggcagcggcggcggtggctgcATCCTACAGCCAGTTGCAACAGGCACCGGTCGGAGGCGCGGCTGGAGCGGTTTCTGGGATCGGCATTGGCATGCAGCAGCCCACCAAGCAGAAGGCGAAGAAGAAGTCGCAGCAGGAGCGCAACACCACCACCGTCGATGTGGAGTCGGTTGCCGGCTATAGGGGCAATGATCCTGTTGAGCAGCTCGTCAAGTACATTGAAAACGATGTCAACGTTGGCGGAAACAGTGCCGCTGGACAGCGCAAGAAGGAGCGCAAGAAGCAAAACAAGCTTAAGAAGAGCAACTCGTTGGAGGAGCTGCGCACATGCTCAAAAATGGAGGTGGACGATCTGAAGCGCCAGTCGGCGACCACGGAGATGATGCGCCAGAAAAAGGGCACGAACAATGCGTCCTCGGGCGGACCGTCGTCGACGGCCTCTGGTTCCTCAAATAGTGGCAAGCACAACTCGGCATCCGTGGCGGATATTAACAAAAACTGCAACaaggagcagcaacagcagtcgACGCCGACGGTGCAAGtgcgcaacagcaacaatccAGGAACGCAGCAGCGGAAGGGCGAGCGTCGGTCCTGGGGCACCGAGGAGTTGCAGTACCTGGGTGACCACCAGGAAATGTCCGCTGCCTGGTCGGAGCTGGAGACTGTGGGCCAAAAGCAGCTGCCGCTGGCGCTGCCCGCCTTGTCGCGCATGTCCGAACTGGATGCCTTGAATACCGTCTTGTCGGAGACCGCTGAGTTCCATGTGGTTACCAAGAAGAAGAAACCAAAGAAGCAGCGTGCTGTTACCATGGACGATGCGGCCGTGGCTGCAGCTGCCGTCACGGGCGGCAATTTACAGCGCATGCAGCAGATCACCAAGTCAGCGTCCTCCAACATTATGTCCCAGCGGATGCACTACTATACTAcgtacaacagcaacaatggTGGAGGCAGTGTCAACTataagcaacagcagcaacagagcCAACAGTACCAGGAGAACTACCAGGTGCCACAGGGgcagcaccaccatcaccaccaccatcatcaccaccatcatcaccatcacaGCGGCTCGGCGGTTTCGAATCAGGTGGATAGCTCACGGCGCAAGTCTACGTCGTCTATGCCGCCATCGGAGAAATCTGACTCCAGTGATCTCGACTCGGTGCACTCCCTGCCCATCCAGACGGCTAAGAAGAAGAGCCTTGGCggtggcaacaacaaacaacggGGGGCGCCGGCAGCCAGTCAACGCCAGGCCAAGCAAAACAACAATGCTGCAGCCCCCATTTCGTATGCGGATATCGCCCGGAACAAGCAGGAGGCTCTAAACAATGCCACGGCCAGCGACACCGAGTTGGAGCTGGGCGACAAGATGCAGAGCAAGAGTGGCGGCAAATCCAAGTCGCGGCCCGATTTCCCGGAGCTGCCAGGTGCTGTTACGACAGGGGCTGCATGTGGAGGTGCAGCCAATCAGGCGACGGTTGTCAGCAACCAAAATACGCCACCATCCTCGTCCAGTTCTATCAGTTATTCGCAGAGTCTCAATGCAACgccgcccagcagcagcagcgatgCGGAGTCCACCAACTCGCCGGAGCTGCTGGCGCAGGTGCAGATACCGGCTTACAGCATGGTCACGCCAACCCTAACAGCCTCCATGATCAGCAGTGTCAGCAGTTCTGCCGCCAGCACCTCTTccacatcctgctcaccgCCAGCTCTGCAGAAATCCAAGAGCGTGGAGCACGACACCAGCTacagctgcaacagcagcaacttggATCAACAGTATCCGGCACTAGAAAAGACCGTCAAGCGGCATAGCACCAACAACGTGTCTGTGGCCGTTGCAGCCTCCACCTCGGCATTGGCGTCCTCCTCGTTGTACAACTTTGCAGCGGCAGCCAAGCAGGCAGAGAACGCCCATTCTGTCGTATCGCCGTCAGTAGCTGTAACAACTACCTCAACCTCAGTCGCAGCCTCAGCTCCAGCTACAGCACCAGCTACAGCTTCAGCTCCAGCTTTAGCTTCAGCTACAGCTACAGTTACAGCTCCAGCTGTAGTTACAGTTCCTTGTTATTCCTCATCCTCGACACACGGCTCGACTCAAACTTCATCTTCTACTGCATCGTCTTCTATAGCAGCTTTACCCTCGAGCAAGGCCAAGACCAAGCCAAAGGAGCTATCTCCCAGCAGGAGTTGCAGCAAGAAGCCAACGAAGCCTAGTCAAGGCGTGCCGTCAATCAGTCTGTCCATTTCCACCACGCCGAAGGCtaccaccagcaccagcactaCTACTACACAAAAGACCACAGCTGCCACGCAGACCGAGGGAGCCAAGAAGCTGATCAGCGGGATCCACAAGCTGCCCAGTAGCAGTTGCATTGCGAAGGGAGCCGGAGCCGTTTTGGAGGCCACCGCAGCCAGGCGTGCTGTGATCATACTCAACGATGATCGCGAAGCAGGCAGAAGCAACAATGAGTTCATATTCGGCGATTTCAACGAGGATGAGCTAAAGCTCTTCGACGACAACTTGGATGATGAGGAGGAGGGCCAGCACAAGCAGTCTTCAAACAAGAAACAGCAAACTGAGGCGGAATCTGATGTAACCCAAGATGACACCGAAGACGTGGACCAAGATCTGGAAAAGGAACTAGAATGCCTGGGACGACGACCAGAGAAGAAGCAAGAGCGACAGCAGGATGTCAGCGCCAGCAGCGATCAGCATCTGAATGATTCTGGTGCGGCTTCGGATGCAGTCAACAGCTCAGCCAGCATTGACATGCTCTCAATTTCTGCAGAGGCGGCACAATCGTCACCTAATGCGGGGGCAACCGCTACCTCATCCAGCGTCGCCAGCCCCATTAACTCGTCCACGCCCTCGGGTGCTTCGTCCGCATCGGCGAGCACTTCCACCTCATCGTCCTCGGTCTCGATTTCATCATCGTCGGGCGGCAACGGCGCCGCTTGTCTGGCGTCCGTTTCCGGTATGCTTGGTGGAGTGGCAAATCAGTCGGGGGACAGCGGCATCTATGCTGCCGCCAACACGTCTATTAAGGAGCACGTTAACAATTTCCTAAGCAAGGCCAGCAGCAGCGAGGAGACGCTGCCGAGTACCAACTCCATATCGATGCAACAGCTGGAAACATGCAACGACATCGAGGCGGCCATCATAGCCGCAGCCcgtgctgccgctgctgcccgGAGCACCAGCTGCAGTCGCAGCAACTCTCAGGAGCAGGACGCCTTGCAGCCGCAGGTCAAGACCAAGGCGactcccaatcccaatccggAGGCGAAAATGGTTCTGCCTGTGTTTGTGAcctacaacaacaacgacgacgacgaagacgaggaggaggacgacgagAGCCTGCAGGAACTGAGCTTCATGGCCGATCTTAAGGCGGATGCAGCCACGGAGGATATTTCAATGCagccgccaccgccaccgccttCATGTCCGGCGATGATGACCAACACGGAACTAATCGTCGACTACATCGCCAAGAGTGAGTATTCGGGTTGGGGTTTTcttatttcttttctttttttattcacACACCTTTGTGCGAACATCAACTATTGCCTCATTATTAACATATCGTTGTGCACTTTTGCAGCCTGGAATGCCATTTCCAACAGTAAGTACGTAAAGTACTACAACGAGCAAGAGCGGGAGCAGGAGACCTAGAAACCACACAAACAGCAATCTCTGCAGCGTCAGCGAAATCGAAATCAGCAACATCGGCGTCAATCACAATAGCAACGTCAGCAATATCGGCAGCAATCTAACGAGAGCATCCAACGTCGGCTGAAATCAGGAGAGCAGATTAGTTGGAATAGGGTGTTCTAAAAGtttaaacgttttttttttttttttttgcaaatccaTCGTTTTTATATCTACCGATATCGTACACGCACTATATATTATTGCAATAACGATACGCTTTAATGCTAATTAATGTAACGAGTCGATAGGCAAACTATTGATTTACTTTGGCAAGCGCTGCCGTGGATCAGGGTAGACATCTAACCGATGGGGTCAGCGTTGTCAAGGAGTATCATCAGGTGTTTGTATTTCCAGTGTGAGTGCATGCGAGTGCTGAGCCTAGGAGTATAGGATCCTGTCGGCTCGGGTTCCGGTGCCGCATGCCCAATAGGTTAACTATTGAAGAAGGGATTTAATAGAGAAGAAGAGCGTTCAGCTGTGAATTAGAAGGAAATCATAACTAAATCAAGTGAACTTACGAAAGCTTCAagtgaatatttatttaacataaGTTGACCGAGAtttaaacgtttttttttgtcgcCTCAAGATGCGATGGTCAGATAGTGATGTTCAATCAAGCATTTGGATTTGCTTTTGTTAATTTACAACCTTCTGGATCCCGAAAACGCAACGTTTTACcattactattactattattgtactttaataattattatacaATTATTCAAACGTTTTTTCGTCATTGTTTCATATGCCCAATTTTTGGGCGCATTGTTGGAGAAAATCCTAATCCTAGATATTAGACCGAGTCAACGTCGCGTGTACATAGTGGACCAGAAGTCGTGTGGGCAGTTCGATCTCTGTGTTATGGATTAGTAGAAACAGAACAAAACGGAACAGAATAATAGAACAGAGCAAAACAGAAAGCCCCACGAAAGAT encodes:
- the LOC6612535 gene encoding histone acetyltransferase Tip60 → MKINHKYEFDDDVASICESTAALTEGCRLPVRMHKTDDWPLAEIVSIKELDGRRQFYVHYVDFNKRLDEWVNEEDLYTRKVQFPRRDGSQTGTSTGVTTPQRHHSLAGSVSRPTSPQHTGSGALAAIPQTPTGASGSVPPPAGIPNSVAPPGTPSSGGELVNGNNLAAALQKRINRKRKNHGGSAHGHHSLTSQQQQSHPHATTPQTPTATPAHVTGDGLISGAANEDGDGSQDGKTPTPRQSGSMVTHQDDVVTRMKNVEMIELGRHRIKPWYFSPYPQELCQMPCIYICEFCLKYRKSRKCLERHLSKCNLRHPPGNEIYRKHTISFFEIDGRKNKVYAQNLCLLAKLFLDHKTLYYDTDPFLFYVMTEFDSRGFHIVGYFSKEKESTEDYNVACILTMPPYQRKGYGKLLIEFSYELSKFEGKTGSPEKPLSDLGLLSYRSYWAQTILEIFISQNPSTDGEKPTITINDICECTSIKKEDVISTLQNLNLINYYKGQYIVCINRVIIEQHRRAMDKRKIRIDSKCLHWTPKDWSKRSK
- the LOC6612536 gene encoding augmin complex subunit dgt4 translates to METPPTPTTTTPPALATEGTMDDIQYLLHLEAMRRFQEDSRNVKRQVEEQVRIWLDAKCEYQRDFGRLARLLKCGALQAAVDAHRVSDVNQVEQAAKDIASLRSKLGSDLRPAILDSNDVKQCLEHLNSTHKPRLNLCRQQREFAQNQEALRSLRTAVDGLENGMEMGMIQAMDRLVEDLLPPRETNN